Proteins encoded together in one Tripterygium wilfordii isolate XIE 37 chromosome 14, ASM1340144v1, whole genome shotgun sequence window:
- the LOC120015623 gene encoding zinc finger CCHC domain-containing protein 10-like: protein MSSKKEEKAQVAAERIKAAALSAAKGLSRAQAERAAAAAVRNVNAYGQKEEGPSRWQEKREAKRQMYLMSTEKAVRLGERKDLKPTMSTIGGNAQCQKCFQIGHWTYECKNERVYISQPSRTQQLKNPKLKMRLSISYDLENPDTIKDEKVEKQSKKTKRKHRSHSDSGSDSEASVFETDSGSSAVTGSDDSSAESSTDYSSSSDSEEERRRRRKKKKQRKSRRRRYSSSSESSDSDSPTDSDSGGRSSRRKSRRHGRKR from the coding sequence ATGTCAAGtaagaaggaagagaaagccCAGGTTGCGGCTGAAAGAATCAAGGCTGCAGCCTTGAGTGCTGCAAAGGGTCTTAGTCGTGCCCAGGCTGAAAGGGCAGCGGCCGCAGCTGTACGAAATGTTAATGCTTATGGCCAGAAGGAAGAAGGGCCTAGCAGATGGCAGGAGAAGAGGGAAGCAAAGAGGCAGATGTACTTGATGAGTACTGAAAAGGCTGTAAGACTTGGTGAAAGAAAAGACCTTAAGCCTACAATGTCCACTATTGGTGGCAACGCACAATGTCAGAAatgttttcaaattggacaCTGGACATATGAGTGTAAGAATGAACGGGTCTACATCTCACAACCCTCACGCACCCAGCAACTCAAGAATCCAAAGTTGAAGATGAGGCTCTCAATCTCCTATGATTTGGAAAACCCAGATACCATTAAGGATGAAAAGGTTGAGAAGCAGTCAAAGAAAACTAAGAGGAAGCATAGGTCACATTCTGATTCTGGCAGTGATAGTGAGGCTTCGGTTTTCGAGACTGATAGTGGGTCGTCGGCTGTGACTGGATCTGACGATTCTTCAGCAGAGAGTAGTACAGATTACAGTTCGTCTTCTGATtcagaggaagagaggagacggaggaggaagaagaagaagcagaggaaGAGTAGGCGTAGGAGGTACAGCTCATCTTCTGAGTCTTCTGATTCAGATTCTCCTACAGATTCTGACTCTGGTGGTAGGAGCAGCCGGCGGAAGAGTAGGAGGCATGGAAGAAAGCGCTGA
- the LOC120015624 gene encoding DNA-directed RNA polymerases II, IV and V subunit 9B-like, which yields MSTMKFCRECNNILYPKEDSEQKILLYECRNCNHQEATDNNIVYRTEVHHSVGEHTQVLQDVAADSTLPRTKSVRCSNCSHGEAVFFQATARGEEGMTLFFVCCNPNCGHRWRD from the exons ATGAGTACTATGAAGTTCTGCCGAGAATG CAACAACATTCTGTACCCTAAAGAGGACAGTGAGCAGAAGATCCTTCTCTACGAGTGTCGCAACTGCAATCATCAG GAGGCTACTGATAACAACATTGTGTACAGAACTGAGGTACATCATTCTGTTGGGGAGCACACTCAAGTATTACAGGACGTAGCTGCAGATTCCACTCTTCCTCGCACTAAATCTGTTAGGTGCAGCAACTGCAGCCATGGAGAAGCTGTATTCTTCCAG GCTACTGCTAGAGGAGAGGAGGGTATGACGCTCTTTTTTGTCTGCTGCAACCCAAACTGTGGCCATCGATGGAGAGATTAG
- the LOC120015068 gene encoding glucan endo-1,3-beta-glucosidase, basic vacuolar isoform: MATFFTCKGSLMAATLLLFGLITANLDTTEAQIGVCYGMMGNNLPPAPEVVSLYKSRNIKRMRLYDPNQAALQALRGSNIEVMVGVPNSELQRLSNPSNAQSWVQSNIRNFWPAVRFRHIAVGNEVSPSSGDARFVLPAMQNVYNAIRSAGLQDQIKVSTAIDMTLIGTSYPPSQGAFRGDVRSYLDPIIRFLANNRAPLLANIYTYFSYAGNPRDISLPYALFTSPSTVVVDNGRSYQNLFDAMLDALYSAIERAGGGSLEVVVSESGWPSAGAMGTSVQNAQTYYSKLISHVKGGTPKRPGRAIETYLFALFDENQKQPELEKHFGLFSPNKQPKYSLNFGSGRMSDVSTIDTEDENLTESLMSDI; this comes from the exons ATGGCTACCTTCTTTACATGCAAAGGCTCCTTGATGGCTgcaactcttcttctttttgggcTCATCACAGCAAATCTTGATACAACAG AAGCACAAATTGGTGTTTGCTACGGAATGATGGGCAACAACTTACCACCTGCACCAGAGGTGGTATCACTCTACAAGTCACGTAACATCAAGCGTATGCGACTCTACGATCCAAACCAAGCAGCTCTACAAGCTCTTAGAGGTTCAAACATTGAAGTCATGGTAGGTGTTCCAAACTCAGAGCTTCAGCGCCTCTCAAACCCTTCAAATGCACAATCTTGGGTACAAAGCAATATCAGAAACTTCTGGCCGGCTGTCAGGTTCCGGCACATCGCAGTTGGCAATGAAGTTAGTCCCTCATCGGGGGATGCTCGGTTCGTCTTGCCGGCAATGCAAAATGTTTACAATGCAATCCGATCAGCCGGTCTTCAGGACCAAATCAAGGTATCTACTGCTATAGACATGACCCTAATAGGCACATCATACCCTCCTTCACAAGGTGCCTTCCGTGGCGATGTTAGGTCATATTTAGACCCTATTATTAGATTCCTTGCAAATAATAGGGCACCTCTGCTTGCcaatatatatacttatttCAGTTATGCTGGTAATCCGAGGGACATTAGTCTTCCATATGCTTTGTTCACTTCACCATCGACCGTTGTCGTGGACAACGGTCGTAGTTACCAGAACTTATTTGATGCAATGTTGGATGCTTTGTACTCGGCGATCGAGCGGGCAGGGGGTGGATCGTTGGAGGTGGTTGTTTCGGAGAGTGGTTGGCCGTCCGCGGGGGCGATGGGAACATCAGTTCAGAATGCTCAGACTTATTATTCCAAGTTGATTTCACATGTTAAAGGAGGTACACCCAAGAGGCCTGGAAGGGCTATTGAGACTTATTTGTTCGCTCTGTTTGATGAGAATCAAAAGCAGCCGGAGTTGGAGAAGCACTTTGGGTTGTTTTCGCCCAATAAACAGCCAAAGTATTCACTCAATTTCGGTTCAGGAAGAATGAGTGATGTTTCTACTATTGATACTGAGGATGAAAACTTGACCGAGTCTCTCATGAGTGATATATGA
- the LOC120014270 gene encoding DELLA protein RGL1-like — MKQPTSRLSTEDILRIAGQRFIQSSSQKVEVMPMLSNPFDLSFSGLSREEIEDIELVDSLLASAEKIDRGSKRSANKVSMKDIFEVVMCPGSVAIAYHQEVPFRQVEEFAGIQAILENVAEANKVHIIDIGLKYGVQWTVLMQALATRHECPLELLKITAVGTASKEIEDTGIWLMGFAETLNLPFSFKVVTISDMLDLKGDQFKFDDEEATAVTVSFSCGP, encoded by the exons ATGAAGCAGCCAACTAGTAGACTGTCAACTGAAGATATCCTGCGGATTGCTGGACAAAGGTTTATTCAGTCCTCTTCCCAGAAAGTTGAAGTCATGCCCATGCTTAGCAATCCTTTCGATCTTTCTTTCTCTGGACTTTCCCGTGAGGAAATAGAAGATATAGAGCTTGTTGATAGCCTTCTAGCCTCTGCAGAAAAA ATTGATCGAGGGTCAAAGCGCTCAGCGAATAAGGTTTCCATGAAGGACATTTTTGAAGTGGTTATGTGTCCTGGCTCTGTAGCCATAGCTTACCACCAAGAAGTTCCCTTCCGTCAGGTTGAAGAATTTGCTGGAATCCAAGCCATTCTCGAAAATGTGGCCGAGGCAAATAAAGTTCACATAATTGATATTGGTCTCAAGTATGGAGTACAATGGACAGTTTTGATGCAGGCACTTGCAACTCGACACGAATGCCCTCTTGAGCTTCTCAAGATAACCGCTGTGGGAACTGCTTCAAAGGAAATTGAGGACACAGGTATATGGTTGATGGGTTTTGCCGAAACCTTGAACTTACCTTTCTCGTTTAAGGTTGTTACGATATCAGATATGCTTGACCTCAAAGGAGATCAGTTTAAGTTTGATGATGAGGAAGCAACTGCTGTCACAGTGAGTTTTTCTTGTGGACCATGA
- the LOC120014368 gene encoding DELLA protein RGL1-like isoform X1 has translation MANAAYPCDELSNSDNSLMSVEGGNAWKKEQVHKEEDWGQARGTDSLGSDYGSYEDDGFIFSKYLQQERQLQAILGYGLFDNLRFDVFSPALESCMDEIADISETSSRIQDVVTPEKEKRYPQSLASLQLLTSHGRGFKRLNGGRIIEPSSESICMKESIHRLSTVEIMKVAGQRFIQSFSEKVDVVPLLNNPFDISFSGISKEEMEDVELVDILLAAAEKVCCQEFELAIKFLSRCDRLSSINGNPVQRVAYYFSEALREKIDQELKGFKKEFSFDMEQIVMDASSASLAHRQEVPFCQVEQFAGIQAIIENVAEAKKVHIIDLGIKCGVQWTLLMQALASRHECTLELLKITAVGFSSSQTEVSGKRLMGFAQSMNLPFSFRAVIISDILDLKEDQFELDTEETVAFYSEFFIFNLIAQPDHLDYLMGVIRNINPCIMVVTEVEANLNSPAFVSRFIEGLFFYGAYFDCIDACMERYDKNRINTEKLLNLGIRSLVVADGNERRARHVKIDVWRAFFSRFRMEEKDLSMSSLYQADLMVKNFARARSCTLDMNGKSLIVGWMGTPIHSLSVWKFL, from the coding sequence ATGGCCAATGCAGCATACCCTTGTGATGAGTTGAGTAATTCTGATAATTCTTTGATGAGTGTCGAAGGAGGGAATGCGTGGAAAAAAGAGCAAGTTCATAAAGAGGAAGATTGGGGACAGGCTCGAGGAACTGATTCCCTTGGTTCTGATTATGGGTCTTATGAAGATGATGGATTTATTTTCTCCAAGTACCTGCAACAAGAACGGCAACTGCAGGCAATTTTGGGTTACGGGCTTTTTGACAATCTAAGGTTTGATGTCTTTTCTCCCGCACTTGAATCATGCATGGATGAGATTGCAGATATCAGTGAGACATCCTCTAGAATTCAAGATGTTGTGACGCCTGAGAAGGAAAAGAGGTATCCACAATCTTTAGCATCACTTCAGCTGCTTACAAGTCATGGTAGAGGATTCAAACGATTGAATGGTGGGCGAATAATTGAGCCAAGCAGTGAATCAATATGCATGAAGGAGTCGATCCATAGACTGTCAACTGTAGAAATCATGAAGGTTGCTGGTCAAAGGTTCATTCAGTCCTTTTCCGAGAAAGTTGATGTTGTGCCGTTGCTTAACAATCCCTTTGATATTTCGTTCTCTGGAATTTCTAAAGAGGAAATGGAAGATGTAGAGCTTGTTGATATCCTTCTAGCTGCCGCAGAGAAGGTGTGCTGCCAAGAATTTGAACTTGCGATCAAATTTCTCAGCAGATGTGATCGATTGTCTTCCATTAATGGAAATCCTGTTCAACGAGTAGCTTATTATTTTTCTGAAGCTCTTCGAGAGAAGATTGATCAAGAATTGAAGGGCTTTAAAAAGGAGTTTTCATTTGACATGGAACAAATAGTGATGGATGCTAGCTCTGCAAGTCTGGCTCACCGCCAAGAAGTTCCCTTTTGTCAGGTTGAACAATTTGCTGGAATTCAAGCCATTATAGAAAATGTGGCTGAGGCAAAAAAGGTTCACATAATTGATCTTGGCATCAAATGTGGAGTGCAATGGACACTTCTGATGCAAGCTCTTGCATCACGACATGAATGCACTCTTGAGCTTCTCAAGATAACTGCAGTGGGATTTTCTTCAAGTCAAACGGAGGTTTCAGGTAAAAGGTTAATGGGTTTTGCCCAATCTATGAACTTACCTTTCTCTTTTAGGGCTGTCATAATATCAGACATTCTTGACCTCAAAGAAGATCAATTTGAGCTTGATACTGAAGAAACAGTTGCTTTCTACTctgagtttttcatttttaacctGATTGCACAACCGGATCATCTGGATTATTTAATGGGAGTAATCAGAAACATCAATCCATGTATAATGGTGGTCACTGAAGTTGAGGCAAATCTAAATTCGCCGGCATTTGTGAGCCGTTTTATTGAGGGTCTTTTCTTTTATGGTGCATACTTTGATTGCATTGATGCTTGTATGGAAAGGTATGATAAAAACAGAATCAATACAGAAAAACTCTTAAATCTAGGAATCAGGAGTCTTGTGGTGGCTGATGGAAATGAACGGAGAGCCCGCCATGTGAAGATTGACGTTTGGAGGGCGTTCTTTTCCCGTTTTAGGATGGAGGAAAAAGATCTTAGTATGTCTTCCTTGTACCAAGCGGATCTGATGGTCAAGAATTTTGCCCGTGCGAGATCTTGTACACTTGATATGAATGGGAAAAGCCTAATTGTTGGGTGGATGGGAACGCCAATTCATTCACTTTCAGTTTGGAAGTTCCTTTGA
- the LOC120014368 gene encoding DELLA protein RGL1-like isoform X3, producing the protein MDEIADISETSSRIQDVVTPEKEKRYPQSLASLQLLTSHGRGFKRLNGGRIIEPSSESICMKESIHRLSTVEIMKVAGQRFIQSFSEKVDVVPLLNNPFDISFSGISKEEMEDVELVDILLAAAEKVCCQEFELAIKFLSRCDRLSSINGNPVQRVAYYFSEALREKIDQELKGFKKEFSFDMEQIVMDASSASLAHRQEVPFCQVEQFAGIQAIIENVAEAKKVHIIDLGIKCGVQWTLLMQALASRHECTLELLKITAVGFSSSQTEVSGKRLMGFAQSMNLPFSFRAVIISDILDLKEDQFELDTEETVAFYSEFFIFNLIAQPDHLDYLMGVIRNINPCIMVVTEVEANLNSPAFVSRFIEGLFFYGAYFDCIDACMERYDKNRINTEKLLNLGIRSLVVADGNERRARHVKIDVWRAFFSRFRMEEKDLSMSSLYQADLMVKNFARARSCTLDMNGKSLIVGWMGTPIHSLSVWKFL; encoded by the coding sequence ATGGATGAGATTGCAGATATCAGTGAGACATCCTCTAGAATTCAAGATGTTGTGACGCCTGAGAAGGAAAAGAGGTATCCACAATCTTTAGCATCACTTCAGCTGCTTACAAGTCATGGTAGAGGATTCAAACGATTGAATGGTGGGCGAATAATTGAGCCAAGCAGTGAATCAATATGCATGAAGGAGTCGATCCATAGACTGTCAACTGTAGAAATCATGAAGGTTGCTGGTCAAAGGTTCATTCAGTCCTTTTCCGAGAAAGTTGATGTTGTGCCGTTGCTTAACAATCCCTTTGATATTTCGTTCTCTGGAATTTCTAAAGAGGAAATGGAAGATGTAGAGCTTGTTGATATCCTTCTAGCTGCCGCAGAGAAGGTGTGCTGCCAAGAATTTGAACTTGCGATCAAATTTCTCAGCAGATGTGATCGATTGTCTTCCATTAATGGAAATCCTGTTCAACGAGTAGCTTATTATTTTTCTGAAGCTCTTCGAGAGAAGATTGATCAAGAATTGAAGGGCTTTAAAAAGGAGTTTTCATTTGACATGGAACAAATAGTGATGGATGCTAGCTCTGCAAGTCTGGCTCACCGCCAAGAAGTTCCCTTTTGTCAGGTTGAACAATTTGCTGGAATTCAAGCCATTATAGAAAATGTGGCTGAGGCAAAAAAGGTTCACATAATTGATCTTGGCATCAAATGTGGAGTGCAATGGACACTTCTGATGCAAGCTCTTGCATCACGACATGAATGCACTCTTGAGCTTCTCAAGATAACTGCAGTGGGATTTTCTTCAAGTCAAACGGAGGTTTCAGGTAAAAGGTTAATGGGTTTTGCCCAATCTATGAACTTACCTTTCTCTTTTAGGGCTGTCATAATATCAGACATTCTTGACCTCAAAGAAGATCAATTTGAGCTTGATACTGAAGAAACAGTTGCTTTCTACTctgagtttttcatttttaacctGATTGCACAACCGGATCATCTGGATTATTTAATGGGAGTAATCAGAAACATCAATCCATGTATAATGGTGGTCACTGAAGTTGAGGCAAATCTAAATTCGCCGGCATTTGTGAGCCGTTTTATTGAGGGTCTTTTCTTTTATGGTGCATACTTTGATTGCATTGATGCTTGTATGGAAAGGTATGATAAAAACAGAATCAATACAGAAAAACTCTTAAATCTAGGAATCAGGAGTCTTGTGGTGGCTGATGGAAATGAACGGAGAGCCCGCCATGTGAAGATTGACGTTTGGAGGGCGTTCTTTTCCCGTTTTAGGATGGAGGAAAAAGATCTTAGTATGTCTTCCTTGTACCAAGCGGATCTGATGGTCAAGAATTTTGCCCGTGCGAGATCTTGTACACTTGATATGAATGGGAAAAGCCTAATTGTTGGGTGGATGGGAACGCCAATTCATTCACTTTCAGTTTGGAAGTTCCTTTGA
- the LOC120014368 gene encoding DELLA protein RGL1-like isoform X2 produces the protein MSVEGGNAWKKEQVHKEEDWGQARGTDSLGSDYGSYEDDGFIFSKYLQQERQLQAILGYGLFDNLRFDVFSPALESCMDEIADISETSSRIQDVVTPEKEKRYPQSLASLQLLTSHGRGFKRLNGGRIIEPSSESICMKESIHRLSTVEIMKVAGQRFIQSFSEKVDVVPLLNNPFDISFSGISKEEMEDVELVDILLAAAEKVCCQEFELAIKFLSRCDRLSSINGNPVQRVAYYFSEALREKIDQELKGFKKEFSFDMEQIVMDASSASLAHRQEVPFCQVEQFAGIQAIIENVAEAKKVHIIDLGIKCGVQWTLLMQALASRHECTLELLKITAVGFSSSQTEVSGKRLMGFAQSMNLPFSFRAVIISDILDLKEDQFELDTEETVAFYSEFFIFNLIAQPDHLDYLMGVIRNINPCIMVVTEVEANLNSPAFVSRFIEGLFFYGAYFDCIDACMERYDKNRINTEKLLNLGIRSLVVADGNERRARHVKIDVWRAFFSRFRMEEKDLSMSSLYQADLMVKNFARARSCTLDMNGKSLIVGWMGTPIHSLSVWKFL, from the coding sequence ATGAGTGTCGAAGGAGGGAATGCGTGGAAAAAAGAGCAAGTTCATAAAGAGGAAGATTGGGGACAGGCTCGAGGAACTGATTCCCTTGGTTCTGATTATGGGTCTTATGAAGATGATGGATTTATTTTCTCCAAGTACCTGCAACAAGAACGGCAACTGCAGGCAATTTTGGGTTACGGGCTTTTTGACAATCTAAGGTTTGATGTCTTTTCTCCCGCACTTGAATCATGCATGGATGAGATTGCAGATATCAGTGAGACATCCTCTAGAATTCAAGATGTTGTGACGCCTGAGAAGGAAAAGAGGTATCCACAATCTTTAGCATCACTTCAGCTGCTTACAAGTCATGGTAGAGGATTCAAACGATTGAATGGTGGGCGAATAATTGAGCCAAGCAGTGAATCAATATGCATGAAGGAGTCGATCCATAGACTGTCAACTGTAGAAATCATGAAGGTTGCTGGTCAAAGGTTCATTCAGTCCTTTTCCGAGAAAGTTGATGTTGTGCCGTTGCTTAACAATCCCTTTGATATTTCGTTCTCTGGAATTTCTAAAGAGGAAATGGAAGATGTAGAGCTTGTTGATATCCTTCTAGCTGCCGCAGAGAAGGTGTGCTGCCAAGAATTTGAACTTGCGATCAAATTTCTCAGCAGATGTGATCGATTGTCTTCCATTAATGGAAATCCTGTTCAACGAGTAGCTTATTATTTTTCTGAAGCTCTTCGAGAGAAGATTGATCAAGAATTGAAGGGCTTTAAAAAGGAGTTTTCATTTGACATGGAACAAATAGTGATGGATGCTAGCTCTGCAAGTCTGGCTCACCGCCAAGAAGTTCCCTTTTGTCAGGTTGAACAATTTGCTGGAATTCAAGCCATTATAGAAAATGTGGCTGAGGCAAAAAAGGTTCACATAATTGATCTTGGCATCAAATGTGGAGTGCAATGGACACTTCTGATGCAAGCTCTTGCATCACGACATGAATGCACTCTTGAGCTTCTCAAGATAACTGCAGTGGGATTTTCTTCAAGTCAAACGGAGGTTTCAGGTAAAAGGTTAATGGGTTTTGCCCAATCTATGAACTTACCTTTCTCTTTTAGGGCTGTCATAATATCAGACATTCTTGACCTCAAAGAAGATCAATTTGAGCTTGATACTGAAGAAACAGTTGCTTTCTACTctgagtttttcatttttaacctGATTGCACAACCGGATCATCTGGATTATTTAATGGGAGTAATCAGAAACATCAATCCATGTATAATGGTGGTCACTGAAGTTGAGGCAAATCTAAATTCGCCGGCATTTGTGAGCCGTTTTATTGAGGGTCTTTTCTTTTATGGTGCATACTTTGATTGCATTGATGCTTGTATGGAAAGGTATGATAAAAACAGAATCAATACAGAAAAACTCTTAAATCTAGGAATCAGGAGTCTTGTGGTGGCTGATGGAAATGAACGGAGAGCCCGCCATGTGAAGATTGACGTTTGGAGGGCGTTCTTTTCCCGTTTTAGGATGGAGGAAAAAGATCTTAGTATGTCTTCCTTGTACCAAGCGGATCTGATGGTCAAGAATTTTGCCCGTGCGAGATCTTGTACACTTGATATGAATGGGAAAAGCCTAATTGTTGGGTGGATGGGAACGCCAATTCATTCACTTTCAGTTTGGAAGTTCCTTTGA
- the LOC120015250 gene encoding ubiquitin-conjugating enzyme E2 32-like encodes MAEDKYNLKNPAVKRILQEVKEMQSDPSDDFMSLPLEENIFEWQFAVRGASGTEFEGGIYHGRIQLPSEYPFKPPSFMLLTPNGRFETNFKICLSISNHHPEHWQPSWSVRTALVALIAFMPTDPNGALGSLNYSQEERRALGVKSREAAPRYGTPERQKLIDEIHEYMLSKAPPVPRLSTPKGAEEQSVDREGEVQDSSEDGAAIAATGEILPDQAAGERIIEENQEIPVNTTASPAAVRVSGEVPTRGSASEPVQRPGVKVQRSADDRLFTWAAVGLTIAIVVLLLKKFMKANGHSAVFMDGGS; translated from the exons ATGGCGGAGGATAAGTACAATCTGAAGAATCCGGCGGTGAAGAGGATCCTACAAGAGGTGAAGGAGATGCAGTCCGATCCTTCCGATGATTTCATGAGCCTCCCTCTCGAG GAGAATATATTCGAGTGGCAATTTGCTGTAAGGGGTGCTTCTGGTACAGAATTTGAGGGTGGTATTTATCATGGAAGGATCCAGTTGCCTTCAGAATATCCATTTAAGCCTCCTTCATTCATGTTGTTGACT CCAAATGGCCGTTTCGAAACAAACTTTAAGATATGCTTAAGCATATCAAATCACCACCCTGAGCACTGGCAGCCTTCATGGAGTG TACGGACTGCTCTAGTTGCACTCATTGCATTCATGCCTACCGACCCAAATGGTGCATTGGGCTCACTGAACTATTCACAGGAAGAGAGGCGTGCCCTGGGCGTCAAATCTCGTGAAGCAGCTCCCAGATATGGGACACCagaacgtcagaagctcatcgaTGAG ATCCATGAGTATATGCTAAGCAAGGCACCCCCTGTTCCTCGACTCAGCACTCCAAAGGGTGCTGAAGAGCAATCTGTCGATAGAGAAGGTGAAGTGCAGGATAGTTCTGAAGATGGTGCTGCCATAGCTGCTACTGGGGAAATACTTCCAGATCAGGCTGCTGGGGAAAGGATTATCGAAGAAAACCAGGAAATTCCTGTGAACACTACTGCCAGTCCTGCAGCAGTGAGAGTATCTGGAGAAGTTCCTACCAGAGGCTCCGCCAGTGAGCCAGTGCAAAGGCCAGGGGTGAAAGTTCAAAGATCCGCTGATGATCGTTTGTTTACTTGGGCTGCTGTTGGGCTTACCATTGCAATTGTGGTCCTCTTGTTGAAAAAGTTCATGAAAGCTAACGGACACAGTGCCGTGTTCATGGATGGAGGGTCGTAG
- the LOC120015249 gene encoding uncharacterized protein LOC120015249 — translation MEIFGGSGFAGSDSNARKKRSNGFRRPRSDSQSLMQGHNFMSLSTQNLVSETNEVGSDGLGSDNKLKKLKLKLGGVTHTIHTKSAAGYASGGHSFGESPLQQLPFCQDNRDSSCFYPTCGGKDLRIQSKDFSGIVPSSGSFSRGKASGVPVNATTYNESVRKSERIPKRRVLDIGFDDDEDEEIRYLGKLNSSKVVADQGYKWDERRERKRRTLKITTGGRMDDGRFSNAIENLGSRNVGKDDRKKSRPDKVYEDQDYIEEEEPISDDEPESEMKQEGVSLDLYVGGRNESIPTTRKRALLFGKDVLSGGIEFPNGLPSAPPKKQKDKHTEVEQQLKKVEAARRRKMQSEKAAREAEAEAIRKILGQDSGRKKKEEKKSQLDELAQERVARANTLASNTVRWINSPNGTLVVFSEDIGLPSIFNSTPCSYPPPREKCAGPNCTNAYKYRDSKSNLPLCSLQCYKTIS, via the exons ATGGAAATCTTTGGCGGCTCTGGGTTTGCTGGATCTGACTCTAATGCAAGGAAGAAGAGGAGCAACGGGTTTCGTCGTCCTCGCAGTGACTCACAGTCGTTGATGCAGGGCCATAATTTTATGTCACTATCCACACAAAATTTAGTAAGCGAAACCAATGAGGTTGGATCTGATGGACTAGGAAGTGATAATAAGTTGAAGAAGCTAAAGCTCAAGCTTGGTGGTGTTACTCATACAATTCACACTAAATCTGCAGCAGGTTATGCCTCTGGAGGACACAGCTTTGGTGAATCTCCACTCCAACAACTTCCATTTTGCCAG GACAACAGAGATAGCAGTTGCTTCTATCCTACTTGTGGTGGGAAAGACTTGAGAATTCAATCAAAAGATTTTTCTGGAATCGTACCTAGTTCTGGAAGTTTTTCAAGGGGCAAGGCATCAGGTGTTCCTGTGAATGCAACAACCTATAACGAGTCAGTTCGTAAGAGTGAGCGGATTCCCAAGAGACGTGTCCTGGATATaggatttgatgatgatgaagatgaggagatCCGGTACCTTGGGAAACTCAATTCTTCGAAGGTTGTTGCAGATCAGGGGTACAAGTGGGATGAAAGGAGGGAGAGAAAAAGGAGGACATTGAAGATCACAACTGGTGGCCGAATGGATGATGGCAGATTTTCTAATGCAATTGAAAATCTGGGATCACGAAACGTTGGTAAAGATGATAGAAAGAAGTCAAGACCAGATAAAGTGTACGAGGATCAAGATtacattgaagaagaagaacctaTATCAGATGATGAACCTGAATCTGAAATGAAGCAAGAAGGGGTATCGCTTGATTTATACGTAGGAGGAAGAAATGAATCGATTCCCACTACTCGCAAACGAGCCCTTTTGTTTGGAAAAGATGTTTTATCTGGCGGCATTGAGTTCCCAAATGGTTTACCTTCTGCCCCACCTAAAA AACAGAAGGACAAGCATACTGAAGTGGAGCAGCAACTGAAGAAAGTGGAGGCTGCACGGAGACGTAAAATGCAATCGGAGAAGGCAGCTAGGGAAGCTGAG GCTGAGGCGATCAGAAAAATTCTTGGTCAAGATTCtggaaggaagaagaaggaagaaaaaaaaagtcaattagATGAATTGGCACAg GAGAGGGTTGCCAGAGCGAACACACTTGCATCGAACACCGTCAGGTGGATCAACAGTCCCAATGGTACTCTCGTCGTATTCTCTGAAGATATTGGTTTGCCAAGTATATTTAATTCAACACCCTGCAG TTATCCTCCACCAAGGGAAAAATGTGCTGGGCCAAATTGTACAAATGCATACAAGTACCGGGATTCCAAGTCTAACCTTCCTTTGTGTAGTCTCCAATGTTACAAGACGATTTCATGA